In Camelina sativa cultivar DH55 chromosome 17, Cs, whole genome shotgun sequence, the genomic stretch CAACACAATACATTTTCATAAGAGTGTATCATTTTCCcacattatttgattttcaacTTCTGTGTTAATTTCTGAATGATTACAAGGCTCTAGTGAGTTCATAAACCCAAATGGTAACAATacatttttagttaaaacattacatttgagtaaaaaaagaaaaagaaaaaactccacatctatatatacactacATGCATGCGGACATTATTAATGTGATAAGGCCTAAGAGGAACAACGATAACTTCGAAAGTGAACATGTATCCAAATTCCAAAATTGAAGTGTTGCAACTAGACGATGGtcacttcttctttaatctctatTTGGCTTTgcttttcactatatatttgtatttcctCTTCTTTAGTTTTACCCCACAGACCAAGGTATAGTCCACACACCAACAACACTCCCCCACCCACACTGCatcatttatataaacaaaaaaaattcttaattaacATCAGATTCtaattacatatacatatatgtagaATATagtatgaaaatatttatttctataaacaacAAACCTTCCAAGGTATAATGTTTCCTTGAAAAGGAAAGATGAGACGATGCAGGTAATGATGAGAGCTAAAGGAGTGTAGAGTGCAGTGAATACTGGTCCTTTCTTTTCTATTGCCCATACTTGTAACCAGTATGTGAGCCCAGTCACCATAATTCcctatttaattttggtttatcatTTTTTCAATAATCAGAAAGAGATATTtcagatatttaaaataaaaattttgcgATTTTAATTGATGCGATTAGGTTAACGTACACAATAAGCCATTGAGAGAAGAGGTAAGCCGAATTCGATCTTCCAAACTGATGGATCTCTGTTCACCGCGACTGCCCAAACTGCGGTTTGTATGCAACTGAAAAAGCATTGAAGTGCCACCAACCGCAACTTTGCCGGGTATTCCTTCATAACCTTGCTCTAACAACACAATCAATCAAAGTTGTTAGAGAATGTACGTATTATATGTGAAATATACAATGTTATatcatatactaaaaaaaaaatacatatttcatTATAATGATGGTAGACTTAATCAAATTTCACATAAACATATGAGTAGTAGTCTCAATGGACATATACTTGATGTCATACCTATGTCACGTCTAAAAATAATGGTGTACTTGTTTTTAGTGCTTCCGTACAATGGACATAAGTTGTTGAATATTTTAGCAGCTTATTATGATAAGTAATTTGTGTTTTGactcaaatttcttttatcCAATATAGACGTAGACTGGTTCCAAATAATTTCCAAACCGAacaagacaatactatagtccATTACTCCACTACCAACGATATATTATGAATGTGTAGAAATGACTAGTCCTTTTCAGATCATGGTGAATGTCCAATTACGTAACATCGGATTTTTTAAGTGAAATATTCCAAAGTATGATATCTCACAAAATTGTGTTTTAAATAAATCTAATCTAAATTTATCTGTCCGTTGAAAAACAGCTTAAATTTTGGATATATTCTTAACACAGAGTATCTCACAgtatataacaaagaaaaaagaaggtgaGCTTATAGattaatatgtatttttcatattacccaaaaaatatatattctcatatatacattaaaaataattaaaaattttgcgtgataacacacacaaaaaaaaaaaaaaaaaaaaaaaaaaaaaaaaaaaaaaaNAGGGGTTTGGTAGCAAAATCATTTAGGGTTTTGGCATGGAATTTCCTTATATAACgacaaaaaacacacacacacaataaatGTTACTATTCAATGTGTATCTGTGTAATAGTAATACATATCATAATAGTGTTTTCTAAGGGAAACAGtaatgagattaaaaaaaattaataaatagacGGAACAAAAGAACAATGATTAAAGGCAACTAGTGAATGTGATGAAAGTGAGTGAGTGATGATCAGTGAGTGGCATACCTGCATGATAATCCACAAACACCAGCAAGTATTGGCAGCGAGCATTGTCATTGATCCTTTTATAGAATTTTTGGTTGATGTAACGGTGCCGTTTGGTATGGTGTTGCTATTATAGTGGTTGATCAAACTTGGCCCTTTCACAAAAGCGAACACTAATGCGCCCAACATTCCAACTATCGAACCAATGACTTTGGCCACTCCATGTGACTTCTTCAACGTCACCGTCTCTAATCTTTtcatatgaattatatatataaattcaagtTAGATCATCAGTGCCCACAAAGTCAACTTTAGTTAGTTCAGATATTTTAGCAATTTACCGTCTGAATTCTAATTATAATTTCAGATAAGTATATTGATTCTATATAGTTTCCTTGACATGCATGGTTTGTGCCACACTTACACTacactttattaaaaaatgtagaTGATTCAAAACTAGTAAAGATATAATTAACTTTCTCTACCCGTtgctattttaaatatttataatcctcgttctttctcttttgagtCAAAACTCAACTCATAATAGTCTATTTGTGGTTTTCTCCTGCTTACTTTTTGTTATTGTCATACAGAATTTACTTTTACACAAAGCAAAATAACAACTTGGTTACATTATACTTGCATAAAATAAACCATCTTTTAAAATAACCAGTTATATTATATTCTTGTTCACATTTGTAATTGCCATAtgttaaatgaaattaaataatatggGTTATATGATATATGCtttaagaatataaaaagaaataatataattgatcaaagtgattttatttgatttgatttttttaaccgATTCTTTAGCTTTTTATCagatattatattaaaatttaaataaagtatTATGCTCTCTGACCcccattaaaataaaataaacagaataCAATCTTTCGATCAACTCGGGGCTTATATGTTTAAAGAAAGACGATTATCGTAATAGTACCTGAACAGGAGAGCCAAGACGAAAGTGATAGAGGGGATCGCGTTGGTGGTGGCTGCCGCAAAAGTGGCGGTGGTGTTGTCAATGGCCACATAGTAGAGGTTAAGACTCAACGTAAGTctagtttttttataacaatataGATCAATTTTGTTAGACATTTAGTTAATAACTTGAGTCCAAGAAATCAAATTTCCAATTTTATAGAAATAGACACTAGTAATCTATACCCGCATAAGGAGATAAAGAATATTTTGAGCAACAAGGTGAACGATAGAGGGGAGGACTTCGAGCTGCgaaacaacatatataatatgagaatatGATATGTAGCTTAATGATTTTTATACTAATGTTATCGTTGTGTCATCATGCGGATTCAAACTAGCATAATATGTGAATATATAGAGTGATAAAAGAGAAGAACCTTTCAAGGAAGAATGCGAAAGGGGACAAGGTAATAGCTGCGAAGGCTTGTCTatagaaaacaaagacaaaaggGTTGGTTCCTTGAGAGATGGCCACTTTTGAGAGCAATGGCATTCCTGCGTAGATGATCTGTACGAAGACCATTGCCATGTTGGCTTTgtgcttcatcatcatcgtggAGTATAGTTATagtgatatttgtttttgttttttcttcttttatgtgATGAAGCTCATGTTGCTTCTCTCCCGCTATATATGCATTTGTGTTGGTGGCCACTTTAAAGAGTTTCTCATCTTTTTGTTAGGTCACTATAGCATGCAGTACAGCTAATATGGACACGTGTACTTCCATTGAAAACATTACAATCAAAACAGCTTTCCACATACGTTTTTGTTTGCTCCTCAAGATTTAGTGATTTGATCATCTCCTCATAAAATTGCACAAATTACTCTTTGTATCGGCGCATACATGACACAATATGtgatttatctatatatagagaaacatAAGTACGTTGCAACTTGCTAGTGGTTTCATTTAATTCAACATTGATATGATTGAGTTTTTTATCCACGTAATAACATCCCCAAGACACACGGTTAATTGTTAGTATAGTCTTATCACGATCGAATTCACAAGATTTCGCTATTGGATTCTCCTCGTAaacaatttttctatattaaattttcaatataCAAATTGCagctaatatataataattaattggtTATTTGGAAATACGCAAATAgaaattttgtatattcttCCAAAGAAAAGTGGAAAACACTCTACGTAGCTCTTAACTTTTCTCATCCCTGCCATTTTTGTAatctgttcttttgtttttcttcacaTGTATATCTCTACTCCTCTCCTTCTTTGCCATTGAACCACGACGATGGAGCTAAGCCCTCTGACCAAGTGAGCTTCAAGATCAGACTATCTCTACTCTATAATTATAGCTAAAAGGAAAAGTTATTTACAGACTAAATTAGTACGTAGGGAATAACAAAATTAGTAGTTTGTAGTCGAATTTTACTAGCGAAGTTGGGTCTCTCTCCTcccctttctcttttccttctctctaaaaaacctaaacctaatATTTGCGCCGCCGCCTTTCCGGTTGCCCTTCCGGTTAGAGCTCCGATTAgtagtttgttcaaaaaaaaaaaatagtaatgtGAAGCAAGAAATTAATTAGACTTGTTAATAAAAACTCCTTCCTCTTATAAGTATGTAAATCGTCTTTGATTCTGTTCTCGCCAACGCTGTCGTgtattaattatttgaaaatatatatacactataataaaaagtgaaaactaTGATactttcttttgatattttctaaaaCTATTAGAATAAACCTGACCTTGCCATGAACATGAAGGGAAAGAATGGATAGTTTATTATTAATACTTTAAAGAGAAGATAAAGCCGAAGATTCAGAGTGGCGAGACAGTGTAATGTCGCGACAAAAGAGAAAGCAAGAGCACGCAACTTCGCGTTGATAATTTACAATATGCATTTCTGttgttcaacttttttttttttttttttcggtttactaacttttaaaaagttattcatttttatatttattatacacTGTACAATTGGTTCGCATTTGCCTGAAAAAATATCGTAAACTTGATCATACTATTAAAAGTATCGtacacatttataatttatttgttgtttgctgaAATAGGTagggataatttttttttttttaagtaacagtgtgaatatacatatttatatgtatGCCATCGAATATatctttttgtataaatataaatattaatcttGTCTTATTCAACTATTTCggaaatatttatctatttaatgatatcaaatggatatttattttattatgcaAACAGATGTTTCTATCAAATGGATGCATAGCAAAGCCACACTTTGATCTCGAAATCCTTcatatctttcttttaataaaatagaTAAACCACCTAAcatgtaaaagaaaatttaaagctTGATAATATTAATACATAAAACTGATTCAACTGATCACGTTGGAGGAATTTGATAGATGACACTATATACGGTGATGATTATTAGAATATCTTGGTTCAAGTAAACTGGTCAATGCAGATTAATCAAAACTGTGACCAGGAATTAGACGGTCAATATAAAGTTAACATGTTGTGATTAAACTTGACGAGAATTGACATAATCAAAAGTTTGAGAATTGATACTTAACAATGACTAAAGATGTCTTAAAAATACATCATCATAGTAGTTCGCCTACATCATCGTAAATTTTTGCAACGAGAAAACCAATCCTAATACTTAAAGGTGTTGTGGGTAAAAATATTCTCACCATCTAGAAGTCTAGTAAGgaaatatattatcatcataGCCGTACTGTTCTTCAATTCAAACTTTGcctcaataaagaaaaaaaaaaaaatcatcatctaattctcaaaaaagaaaagaaaaaagataacccaaatatatgaaaatattaccTAAAAATGCAACTACCAAACATTAatctatctatattaacattttcataGCAGTTTTAGCAAAGAAGGCTTGAAGTtggaaaaatatttacaatcatATGCCATtgacatttattaaaaaataatcaaacaataatCCCATGCCATTGAATTAATTACTCATATCTAAAAAAATCGACcaataatttttgtaaacaagAATATGGTAATATTTGGAAATCACAACAATATCAGACCGCAAATTTAGCTACTCTGATGCCATAAAATTAGTACGCAAATCGCAGTCTCATTTATTAGAATGAATATTCTTAATTTAGGAaactcatatttaaataaaatcaaacaagaaaatcttttatTACTCCGAATTTTATTATAGGAATGATTGACTAATGAAATTTAAATTCTATccataattaagatttttttgacaGATTTTGTACTTGCCCACCAAAAATATCGATAACCTCTTCATCTCTATCCGTGACGACTTCTATAAACCACTACCATTCATATGCTGTCAACTCGATAGCGGattcttttgcttttctctgAAAATCTTTTTTAACTTCACATTGGATCAGATAATCAATTCATTACAAATACTGACAAGCTTTGTTGTTATCGTCATGAAAATTTGAATCCGTTGGGAATCGATAGAACCACCAAAACAGATATGTGGACGTTAACtgaacttttacattttttttttgttttttttttcgtccaGGTCCATGAGCAGGATCGTTTGGGAAGACTTAGGAAGATGAACATTTTcctctaatttttatttttaatttactgtatattttttttccatcatGTATATATGGGCACCatgacatttgttttcttttttaattcacaTATGACCTATTATATTGAACATATCAAACCATATATATGGCTTAACGTAAAACACCCAAAAAGATTTTGTACATTCAACCAAGGCCcatttgtatatgtttaattttttccttgcctatatatttgtattttttaattattagcaaattgtttattttaatatatagtttaactaTGCAAAGtaagactcaaaaacaaataaaaaatattttcaacttGATTTCAAGTATGTATGTtccaatatatattaatatttttgaagtacaaaattttcaaaaataactattacttcatattttatttcctaaatatattatattcgagtccaactaaaaaaaaagcaattagtagtacatagaaaaataaactatgatatattaaAGACACATTCTATTGTCTTTTGAAGATATTCTGTCTCTGAATcctttgcaaataaaaaaaacaacaatttaattcCCATTATTAGCTTCGATTTATAACGTAATAAGAATTTAGAGTTcccatttttaaaatattattattgatatatatataaacttaataagaactttaaaatattatgaatatgtaaacttaaaaaatttaaatactatatattgtggttatatagtagacgGGTTATAAAGAGGACGGGTtagaattaattaaatttctttaACTTTGTGCTAAAACACGGGTTAattcctcattttattatttgtcaacacttctaatattagaatatttgacatatcaaatcaaattgatttaattatgattgtgtaaaataattaaatcattagtaAAATATGAGTTAATCACAtcttataaattacttattatgtatctagatcattttttgttataataactaaaaatccaaatagaatcttaaacactaaacaaaataaactaaatataacaaacaaatggttatGCAG encodes the following:
- the LOC104757921 gene encoding WAT1-related protein At1g43650 yields the protein MMMKHKANMAMVFVQIIYAGMPLLSKVAISQGTNPFVFVFYRQAFAAITLSPFAFFLESSKSSPLSFTLLLKIFFISLCGLTLSLNLYYVAIDNTTATFAAATTNAIPSITFVLALLFRLETVTLKKSHGVAKVIGSIVGMLGALVFAFVKGPSLINHYNSNTIPNGTVTSTKNSIKGSMTMLAANTCWCLWIIMQSKVMKEYPAKLRLVALQCFFSCIQTAVWAVAVNRDPSVWKIEFGLPLLSMAYCGIMVTGLTYWLQVWAIEKKGPVFTALYTPLALIITCIVSSFLFKETLYLGSVGGGVLLVCGLYLGLWGKTKEEEIQIYSEKQSQIEIKEEVTIV